A portion of the Candidatus Babeliales bacterium genome contains these proteins:
- the pgk gene encoding phosphoglycerate kinase, with the protein MTKQILLSTLPTWNITNKRVFLRADLNVPLQAGIILDDYRLRALLPTINLIQKNGGKIILATHIGRPKNREPNLSTRHLIPWFTNEGYAIDFEPTLSAATEKSHIDQNRILLLENLRFFPEEKSSDLHFAQQLATLGDYYVNDAFATLHRNDTSITLLPTLYPDSHRTIGLLVEHELKALNTLLYNHTKPFVFILGGGKVSDKIPLLHGMLDAIDTLLLCPAIVFSFLKAQKKSVGNSLVADSDLSACEEILTMAQDKNIKVYFPQDYQIAQGSFNGALSFIDSDTIPTNDVGISIGPKTIATYSKEIHTAGTIFYNGLMGSMQRKETTTGSQAIFNAMAQSNGFSVIGGGDSIAAVYASNLQSSIDFLSTGGGATITYLAQHDLPGLYCFLKK; encoded by the coding sequence ATGACCAAACAAATTTTACTATCAACATTACCCACATGGAATATAACAAACAAACGGGTCTTTTTGCGCGCTGATTTAAATGTCCCCTTACAGGCAGGAATCATACTTGATGATTATCGCTTACGTGCATTATTGCCTACTATTAATCTGATACAAAAAAACGGCGGGAAGATTATACTTGCGACCCATATCGGACGCCCTAAAAATCGTGAACCGAATTTATCCACACGCCATTTAATCCCTTGGTTTACCAACGAAGGATATGCAATAGACTTTGAACCAACGTTGTCTGCTGCAACTGAAAAAAGCCACATCGATCAAAACAGAATTTTATTATTGGAAAATCTTCGGTTTTTCCCCGAAGAAAAATCATCTGACCTTCATTTTGCACAACAACTTGCGACTTTAGGTGATTATTATGTTAATGATGCTTTTGCAACACTACACAGAAATGACACATCGATCACCCTTCTGCCAACATTATACCCAGACAGTCATCGCACTATCGGCCTACTTGTAGAGCATGAATTAAAAGCATTAAACACCCTTCTTTATAATCATACAAAACCATTTGTATTCATTCTTGGCGGTGGAAAAGTATCAGACAAAATACCACTCCTTCATGGAATGCTTGATGCAATAGATACCTTACTACTCTGTCCCGCAATTGTATTCAGTTTTTTAAAGGCACAAAAAAAATCTGTCGGAAACTCATTGGTTGCCGACAGCGATCTATCTGCATGCGAAGAAATCTTAACAATGGCACAAGACAAAAATATAAAGGTCTACTTTCCGCAAGATTATCAAATTGCTCAAGGTTCATTTAACGGAGCGCTATCATTTATAGATTCTGATACAATCCCCACGAACGATGTTGGAATTTCTATTGGCCCAAAAACAATTGCAACATATTCAAAAGAAATACATACCGCCGGGACTATTTTTTATAATGGATTAATGGGAAGCATGCAACGAAAAGAGACGACAACTGGATCTCAAGCAATTTTTAATGCGATGGCACAATCGAATGGATTTTCTGTAATCGGTGGCGGTGATTCAATTGCAGCTGTCTATGCAAGCAACCTACAATCATCAATAGACTTTTTATCAACAGGTGGCGGAGCAACAATCACGTATCTCGCACAGCATGATCTTCCCGGCTTGTATTGTTTTCTTAAAAAATAG